The nucleotide window ACACCACTAAATAGTAGGTGTATTTTTTATGCCTAAAAGCAGGTGAACACATGAAACCATTAAGAGTAATACGAACAAAAGAGTAATGACGAGAGATTTCCACTGATTACAGAAATCTCTCTTTTGAATCTCTGCAGCTTACAAGATCCTGGCATGGCATTGGGGAATTACAGTTAAAAATAAATCGTTACCTACCAGGAGCGAATGAACTGACAAGAGGACGTATCTTATTCCCTGGTGGCCAACTACACAAAGGTTATGTTATTAGGCATCGTTCCATTGAATTAGACAAGAATGGAAAACAGTCTGAGAACTGGAGCATCGTTGCCTTACCATTGAAATCTTGGCTATTACAGCGTATAACAGAACCACCTAATGGCGTTGGATATGACATCATAAAGTCAAATACAGAAGACGTCATGAAGCATTATGTTAATACCAATACAATCAATCCTTAGATACACGTCCGTATCTTTCCAAATTTATTATTACAGCTACAGAATCTAGAGGGTAATATCCTAGAATGGTCGTCTCGTTATAAAATTTATCGGAAGAACTAACTGAAATATCTAAACTAACTGGCTTAGGATGGAACATTCACATTGATGTGACACAGTTAAAATATATTTTCGATGTCAAGTTAGGAAAAAATCTTACTGTTAATCAAAACGAATTACCACCAGCTATCTTCTCTCCAAAATTCAACAGTGTAGGAAAACTATCTTATACAGAGTGCGATCTTAACTATCGAAACGCTGCTATTGTCGCTGGACAAGGTGAAGGAGTAGAACGACGTATTCTTAAGGTCGGTGAAAGTGAAGGTTTTGATCGTCATGAACTATTTGTTGATGCACGAGATGTAGAAGAAGTTATTGACGATGTACCTGTTCCAGTACAAGACATAGTTGACCGATTGATGAATCGTGGACAACAAAAATTAGCTGAACAACAACATGAATTTTACCTTGAAGGACAAACATTACAAAAGTCTCCTCTGGAATACGAAATTGATTATGATCTTGGTGACATAGTGACACTTCAAAATGTAGAGTGGGGTGTAACATTAGACACTAGAATCACTGAAGTAAAAGAGATTTTCGAACGAGATGGAAGGAAAATAGAATTAATTTTTGGAAATAGGCAACCTACACTAGTAGACAAAATAAAACAAGGATTCTCTGTATTTAAACCAGAGATGACGAGATAAGGGGATATTTTCATGTGGTCAACTTTTAGCGAGTTACAAGTAATACACGCT belongs to Mangrovibacillus cuniculi and includes:
- a CDS encoding Gp37-like protein, with product MNRYLPGANELTRGRILFPGGQLHKGYVIRHRSIELDKNGKQSENWSIVALPLKSWLLQRITEPPNGVGYDIIKSNTEDVMKHYVNTNTINP
- a CDS encoding siphovirus ReqiPepy6 Gp37-like family protein, with amino-acid sequence MDVTQLKYIFDVKLGKNLTVNQNELPPAIFSPKFNSVGKLSYTECDLNYRNAAIVAGQGEGVERRILKVGESEGFDRHELFVDARDVEEVIDDVPVPVQDIVDRLMNRGQQKLAEQQHEFYLEGQTLQKSPLEYEIDYDLGDIVTLQNVEWGVTLDTRITEVKEIFERDGRKIELIFGNRQPTLVDKIKQGFSVFKPEMTR